In Candidatus Poribacteria bacterium, the DNA window CCAGGACGTGACCCATTTGGTGATGTTGTCAGGCCCCCTCTGAAACCTACCTACACAGTCGAAAAACTCAGTGAATTGGGCGCGTATGGCGTCAATTTACACGATAATGACCTCGTCCCATTTGATGCTTCAGCCGCTGAACGCGATAATATTGTTAGCGAATTTAAGAAGGCTCTTTCAGATCACGGTATGAAAGTCCCGATGGCGACAACAAACCTATTTTTCCATCCGATCTTTAAAGATGGTGCCTTTACTTCTAATGACCCGAAGGTACGCGCATTCGCCATTCAGAAAACATTAAATGCCATCGACCTCGGCGTGGAACTCGGCGCAACGGTTTATGTCTTTTGGGGCGGACGCGAAGGCGCAGAAGTCGATGCCGCCAAGAACGGACCGGATACGGTCAAGTGGAATCGTGAGGCGATGAACTACTTCACGCACTACGTCCAAGACCAAGGATATGACCTCCGCTTCGCGCTTGAGGCAAAGCCAAACGAACCGCGCGGCGACATCTATCTACCGACGACTGGACACATGCTTCACTTTATCGAAACGCTCGATCACCCAGAAATGGTCGGCGTTAATCCCGAATTCGCTCATGAAACGATGGCAGGATTAAGCTTTATTCACGGTGTCGCACAAGCCTATGAAGCCGGTAAACTCTTCCACATTGACCTCAATGACCAGAAGATGAGTCGTTTCGACCAAGATCTACGTTTCGGTTCCGAAAACATCAAAAGTGCTTTCTTCCTTGTTAAATTCCTTGAGGACGTGAACTGGGATGGCAACCGCCACTTTGACGCTCACGCTTACCGCACTGAAGATGAACAAGGCGTATGGGACTTCGCTGCGGGATGTATGCGAAGCTACCTGATTTTGAAGGACAAAGCACACCGTTTTAACGAAGATGCGGAAATTCAAGGGATTCTTGCGGAAGTGCGAGCACGTAACCCTGAACTTGAAGCACTCATGGCAAACTACAGTGCCGAGAGCGTCGGAAGGCTAAGAAAAA includes these proteins:
- the xylA gene encoding xylose isomerase; the encoded protein is MSEQYQPKPEHKFTFGLWTVGNPGRDPFGDVVRPPLKPTYTVEKLSELGAYGVNLHDNDLVPFDASAAERDNIVSEFKKALSDHGMKVPMATTNLFFHPIFKDGAFTSNDPKVRAFAIQKTLNAIDLGVELGATVYVFWGGREGAEVDAAKNGPDTVKWNREAMNYFTHYVQDQGYDLRFALEAKPNEPRGDIYLPTTGHMLHFIETLDHPEMVGVNPEFAHETMAGLSFIHGVAQAYEAGKLFHIDLNDQKMSRFDQDLRFGSENIKSAFFLVKFLEDVNWDGNRHFDAHAYRTEDEQGVWDFAAGCMRSYLILKDKAHRFNEDAEIQGILAEVRARNPELEALMANYSAESVGRLRKIDFEPDTLAEKGLGYEKLDQLTFEVLTGVR